A section of the Streptomyces sp. SLBN-118 genome encodes:
- the thpR gene encoding RNA 2',3'-cyclic phosphodiesterase, whose protein sequence is MRLFAAVLPPTPAVDELALEVDRLKALPGADALRWTGRPGWHFTLAFMGEVDDALLPELRERLGRAAHRTDAFPLRLHRGGRFGHRALWAGAAGGLEKMRLLAERADAAARRAGIAMDEHRRYQAHLTIARSRDNADLRPFVEELEAFEGTPWEVGDLALVRSNLPVSGVSGEQPRYETVGAWPLGRAG, encoded by the coding sequence ATGAGACTCTTCGCCGCCGTACTCCCGCCCACCCCCGCCGTGGACGAACTCGCCCTGGAAGTCGACCGGTTGAAAGCCCTCCCCGGCGCGGACGCCCTGCGATGGACCGGGCGTCCCGGCTGGCACTTCACGCTTGCCTTCATGGGTGAGGTCGACGACGCCCTGCTGCCCGAGCTGCGTGAGCGGCTCGGGCGGGCCGCGCACCGGACTGATGCCTTCCCGCTGCGGCTGCACCGTGGCGGGCGGTTCGGGCACCGTGCCCTGTGGGCGGGCGCGGCGGGTGGCCTGGAGAAGATGCGGCTGCTCGCCGAGCGCGCCGACGCGGCCGCTCGGCGTGCCGGGATCGCTATGGACGAGCACCGCCGCTACCAGGCTCATCTCACGATCGCCCGCAGCCGTGACAACGCGGACCTGCGCCCGTTCGTCGAGGAGCTGGAGGCGTTCGAGGGCACTCCCTGGGAGGTGGGCGATCTCGCGCTCGTACGCAGCAACCTGCCGGTGAGCGGAGTGAGCGGCGAGCAGCCGCGGTACGAGACGGTCGGTGCCTGGCCGCTCGGACGGGCCGGTTAG
- a CDS encoding MFS transporter, translating to MSPGPGAPSAPAPSPTTMFSSLKIRNYRLFAAGQVVSNTGTWMQRIAQDWLVLSLTGSASAVGITIALQFLPMLLFGLYGGVLADRLPKRQLLVATQSAMALTGLALAVLTLSGHVQVWHVYLTAFLLGLVTVVDNPARQSFVAEMVGPEQLSNAVSLNSANFQSARLVGPAVAGVLITAVGSGYAFLLNGLSFIAPLAGLLLMRTADLHKIERAPRGKGQLREGLKYVAGRPELIWPIVLVGFIGTFGFNFPIWLSAFVNNVYHSGASTYGLLNTLMAAGSLVGALLAARRGTSRLRVLVIAAMLFGVLEIVTAFAPQFWIFAVLLVPIGMFGLTVNVTANSSIQMATEPAMRGRVMSLFMMVFVGGTPLGAPLVGWISDTYGPRIGFAAGGAVALAAATGVGVMLARVGGLRLKIDLRRGRRHVEFVPREELETAA from the coding sequence TTGAGTCCGGGACCCGGAGCACCCTCCGCACCCGCACCCTCCCCTACAACCATGTTCAGCTCGCTGAAGATCCGTAACTACCGGCTCTTCGCCGCCGGGCAAGTCGTCTCCAACACCGGCACCTGGATGCAGCGCATCGCCCAGGACTGGCTGGTGCTCAGCCTGACCGGATCCGCGTCCGCCGTCGGCATCACCATCGCGCTGCAGTTCCTGCCCATGCTCCTGTTCGGGCTGTACGGCGGAGTGCTCGCCGACCGGCTGCCGAAGCGGCAGCTGCTCGTCGCCACCCAGTCGGCGATGGCCCTGACCGGCCTGGCGCTCGCCGTGCTCACGCTCAGCGGCCATGTCCAGGTCTGGCACGTCTACCTCACGGCCTTCCTGCTCGGCCTTGTCACCGTCGTCGACAATCCGGCACGACAGTCCTTCGTCGCCGAGATGGTCGGCCCGGAGCAGCTGTCGAACGCGGTCAGCCTCAACTCCGCCAACTTCCAGTCCGCGCGGCTGGTCGGCCCGGCCGTCGCCGGTGTTCTGATCACGGCCGTCGGAAGCGGTTACGCCTTCCTGCTGAACGGCCTGTCCTTCATCGCGCCCCTCGCCGGCCTCTTGCTGATGCGCACGGCCGACCTCCACAAGATCGAACGCGCGCCGCGCGGCAAGGGACAGCTGCGGGAGGGACTGAAGTACGTCGCGGGACGGCCCGAGCTGATCTGGCCGATCGTCCTCGTCGGCTTCATCGGCACGTTCGGCTTCAACTTCCCCATCTGGCTCTCGGCCTTCGTCAACAACGTCTACCACTCGGGTGCCAGTACATACGGGCTGCTCAACACCCTGATGGCAGCGGGCTCCCTCGTGGGCGCCCTGCTCGCGGCCAGGCGTGGTACCTCGCGACTGCGGGTGCTGGTGATCGCGGCGATGCTCTTCGGTGTCCTGGAGATCGTGACCGCGTTCGCGCCGCAGTTCTGGATCTTCGCGGTCCTGCTGGTGCCGATCGGGATGTTCGGCCTGACCGTCAATGTCACGGCCAACTCCAGCATCCAGATGGCGACGGAACCGGCCATGCGGGGCCGGGTGATGAGCCTGTTCATGATGGTCTTCGTGGGCGGTACGCCGCTGGGCGCGCCCCTGGTCGGCTGGATCAGCGACACGTACGGACCGCGAATCGGCTTCGCGGCGGGCGGTGCGGTGGCGCTGGCGGCTGCGACAGGAGTTGGCGTGATGCTCGCCCGTGTGGGCGGGCTGCGCCTGAAAATAGATCTGCGGCGGGGGCGGAGGCATGTGGAGTTCGTGCCGAGGGAGGAGCTGGAGACGGCGGCGTAG
- a CDS encoding MarR family winged helix-turn-helix transcriptional regulator, whose protein sequence is MPDLSHGDDIDVAAVNSLRSAVMRLSRRLKHQRVDESLSPTEMSVLGTLTRCGHATPGELARKEHVQPPSMTRIVALLEAKGLVRLEPHPDDRRQKVVSQTEQAEAMLEESRRKRNAWLASLAEGLDEDEWAKLRAAAPVLEKLAHL, encoded by the coding sequence ATGCCAGACCTGTCCCATGGTGATGACATCGACGTCGCCGCCGTGAACTCCCTGCGCTCGGCCGTCATGCGGCTGAGCAGGCGCCTGAAGCATCAGCGCGTCGACGAATCGCTGAGCCCGACCGAGATGTCGGTGCTCGGTACCCTCACCCGTTGCGGCCACGCCACCCCGGGTGAGCTGGCACGCAAGGAGCATGTCCAGCCGCCGTCCATGACCCGGATCGTGGCGCTGCTCGAGGCCAAGGGACTCGTCCGGCTCGAGCCGCACCCCGATGACCGCCGGCAGAAGGTCGTCAGCCAGACCGAGCAGGCCGAAGCCATGCTCGAAGAGAGCCGCCGCAAGCGGAATGCCTGGCTGGCCTCGCTCGCCGAGGGCCTGGACGAGGACGAGTGGGCGAAGCTGCGTGCCGCCGCCCCCGTACTGGAGAAGCTCGCGCACCTCTGA
- a CDS encoding ribbon-helix-helix protein, CopG family → MGSTVLSLRIDGELLDRLRHHAARRGMSVQDYVVRTLVRGDFDERFKAAVDETEKFYGLT, encoded by the coding sequence ATGGGATCGACAGTGCTCAGCCTCCGGATAGACGGTGAGCTCCTCGACCGGCTCAGGCACCACGCCGCCAGACGCGGAATGAGCGTCCAGGACTATGTGGTCCGGACGCTCGTCCGCGGTGACTTCGACGAGCGCTTCAAGGCGGCCGTCGACGAGACAGAGAAGTTCTACGGGCTCACGTGA
- a CDS encoding DUF2530 domain-containing protein, with amino-acid sequence MAKWTPKHEAPEPLEGPVVATITGGTILWFVLFLVQIPFYNWFAERDLTWWVWTCLAGGGLGLIGIWYVRGRDAALKRAAEAVEPAQTSAGEADAATTRDEST; translated from the coding sequence ATGGCGAAGTGGACCCCCAAGCACGAGGCACCCGAGCCCCTGGAGGGGCCCGTCGTCGCCACCATCACCGGCGGCACGATCCTCTGGTTCGTCCTCTTCCTGGTCCAGATCCCCTTCTACAACTGGTTCGCGGAACGTGACCTGACGTGGTGGGTGTGGACCTGTCTGGCCGGCGGCGGTCTCGGCCTGATCGGCATCTGGTACGTACGCGGGCGGGACGCGGCGCTCAAGCGGGCCGCGGAGGCGGTGGAGCCCGCGCAGACCTCCGCGGGCGAGGCGGACGCCGCCACCACGCGCGACGAAAGCACGTGA
- a CDS encoding HAD-IC family P-type ATPase produces the protein MTQRARIGMDGPEPGSPVIDAGAELDPVHPQKPPKSVRAPRARGLTTAEVAKRVARGEVNDVPVRSSRSTVDIVRANVFTRFNAIIGVLWMIMLFVAPFQDSLFGYVIIANTGIGIIQELRAKKTLDGLALIGEVRPTVRRDGTAAEIPTSEIVLGDLVELGPGDKVVVDGEVAEADSLEIDESLLTGEADPVIKHTGDPVMSGSFVVAGSGAFTVTKVGREAYAAQLAEEASRFTLVHSELRSGISTILKYVTWMMIPTAIGLIISQLVVKDNNFKDSVARTVGGIVPMIPEGLVLLTSVAFAIGVIRLGRKQCLVQELPAIEGLARVDVVCLDKTGTLTEGGMDVTELRPLAGADESYVRKVLGALGESDPRPNASLQAIIDTYPDSEDWRCTESLPFSSARKYSGASFSEGNGESSTWLLGAPDVLLPQDDAALAEIERLNEQGLRVLLLARAAVELDAPTVAAGARPAALVVLEQRLRPDAADTLRYFDEQNVNAKVISGDNAVSVGAVAGKLGLPGAQNTVDARQLPTEHAPMAESLDAHSVFGRVTPQQKRDMVGALQSRGHTVAMTGDGVNDVLALKDADIGVSMGSGSEASRAVAQIVLLNNSFATLPSVVAEGRRVIGNITRVATLFLTKTVYSVLLAILVVCWQVEYPFLPRHLTLLSTLTIGVPAFFLALAPNKERAKPQFVHRVMRYAIPAGVIAAVTTFGTYLLARSYYSGPGSLDAETSAATLTLFLVSMWVLAIIARPYTWWRVCLVAAMGAGFLVVLIVPWLQDFFALKLVGLALPWTAVAIAAAGAVLLEIAWRWVDQRFGGVAADDSHPGRAV, from the coding sequence ATGACGCAGCGGGCAAGGATCGGCATGGACGGCCCCGAGCCGGGCAGCCCAGTCATCGACGCGGGGGCCGAGCTGGACCCCGTACACCCCCAAAAGCCGCCGAAGTCCGTGCGCGCGCCGCGGGCCCGGGGGCTGACGACGGCCGAGGTCGCCAAGCGGGTGGCGCGCGGCGAGGTCAACGACGTGCCCGTCCGCTCCTCGCGCTCCACCGTCGACATCGTCCGCGCCAACGTCTTCACCCGCTTCAACGCCATCATCGGCGTGCTGTGGATGATCATGCTCTTCGTCGCGCCGTTCCAGGACAGCCTGTTCGGCTACGTGATCATCGCCAACACCGGTATCGGCATCATCCAGGAGCTGCGCGCCAAGAAGACCCTGGACGGTCTGGCGCTCATCGGCGAGGTCAGACCGACGGTACGGAGGGACGGCACCGCCGCGGAGATCCCGACCTCCGAGATCGTCCTCGGCGATCTCGTCGAACTCGGCCCGGGCGACAAGGTCGTCGTAGACGGCGAGGTGGCCGAGGCGGACAGCCTGGAGATCGACGAGTCGCTGCTGACGGGTGAGGCCGACCCGGTGATCAAACACACCGGTGATCCCGTGATGTCGGGGTCCTTCGTGGTCGCGGGCAGCGGAGCGTTCACGGTGACAAAAGTCGGGCGGGAGGCCTACGCGGCACAGCTCGCGGAGGAGGCGTCCCGGTTCACGCTCGTCCACTCCGAGCTGCGCAGCGGTATCAGCACGATCCTCAAGTACGTGACCTGGATGATGATCCCGACCGCGATCGGGCTCATCATCAGCCAGCTGGTCGTCAAGGACAACAACTTCAAGGACTCGGTGGCCAGGACCGTCGGCGGCATCGTGCCGATGATCCCGGAAGGACTTGTGCTGCTGACATCCGTCGCCTTCGCGATCGGGGTCATCCGGCTCGGCCGCAAGCAGTGCCTGGTGCAGGAACTCCCCGCGATCGAGGGCCTGGCGCGGGTCGACGTCGTCTGCCTCGACAAGACCGGCACGCTGACCGAAGGCGGCATGGACGTCACGGAGCTGCGGCCGCTGGCCGGTGCGGACGAGTCGTACGTACGCAAGGTGCTCGGTGCCCTCGGTGAGTCCGACCCGCGGCCCAACGCCTCCCTCCAGGCGATCATCGACACGTATCCGGACAGCGAGGACTGGCGGTGCACGGAGTCACTGCCGTTCTCGTCCGCGCGCAAATACAGCGGGGCCAGCTTCAGCGAAGGCAACGGCGAGAGCTCCACGTGGCTGCTCGGCGCGCCCGACGTACTGCTGCCGCAGGACGACGCGGCCCTCGCGGAGATCGAGCGGCTCAACGAACAGGGCCTGCGGGTCCTGCTGCTCGCCCGCGCCGCCGTCGAACTGGACGCCCCGACCGTCGCCGCCGGGGCGCGGCCCGCGGCACTGGTCGTCCTCGAACAACGACTGCGCCCGGACGCGGCCGACACACTGCGCTACTTCGACGAGCAGAACGTCAACGCCAAGGTCATCTCCGGCGACAACGCGGTGTCCGTGGGCGCGGTGGCCGGGAAACTCGGCCTGCCCGGCGCCCAGAACACGGTGGACGCGCGCCAACTGCCCACCGAACACGCGCCGATGGCCGAGTCCCTGGACGCCCACTCGGTCTTCGGCCGGGTCACGCCGCAGCAGAAACGCGACATGGTCGGCGCACTGCAGTCCCGTGGCCACACGGTCGCGATGACGGGCGACGGGGTGAACGACGTCCTCGCCCTGAAGGACGCGGACATCGGCGTCTCGATGGGCTCGGGCTCGGAGGCGTCCCGGGCAGTGGCCCAGATCGTGCTCCTCAACAACAGCTTCGCGACGCTGCCTTCGGTGGTCGCGGAGGGGCGCCGGGTGATCGGCAACATCACGCGGGTCGCCACGCTGTTCCTGACCAAGACGGTCTACTCCGTGCTGCTGGCCATCCTGGTGGTCTGCTGGCAGGTCGAATACCCCTTCCTGCCACGGCACTTGACGCTGCTGTCCACGCTGACGATCGGCGTGCCGGCCTTCTTCCTGGCCCTGGCCCCGAACAAGGAGCGCGCGAAGCCGCAGTTCGTACACAGGGTGATGCGGTACGCGATCCCGGCGGGGGTGATCGCGGCGGTGACGACGTTTGGGACGTACCTGCTCGCGCGCTCCTACTACAGCGGCCCCGGCTCCCTCGACGCGGAAACGAGCGCGGCGACGCTGACGCTGTTCCTGGTCTCGATGTGGGTACTGGCGATCATCGCCCGCCCCTACACGTGGTGGCGAGTCTGCCTGGTGGCGGCGATGGGCGCGGGCTTCCTCGTCGTGCTGATCGTCCCGTGGCTCCAGGACTTCTTCGCGCTGAAGCTGGTGGGCCTGGCGCTGCCGTGGACCGCGGTGGCGATCGCGGCGGCGGGGGCGGTGCTGCTGGAGATCGCGTGGCGGTGGGTGGACCAGAGGTTCGGGGGGGTAGCCGCCGACGACTCGCACCCCGGACGTGCCGTTTGA
- a CDS encoding RICIN domain-containing protein: MQASVVPHRDRSVFPPPTRGRTSLFGTCERSGGIMGTGPDPKAAETPAELVATMRQLRSWADLSYRQLERRANDAGDALPRATISGVLAREDLPREELLAAFVRACGGDGATVDTWLDARRRLAMRAESAAPAGDGAGEVAAASAVSEPGTADGTVADTGALGNVASKSTRPDTGTDPVTNVSTSTETGAGIEGSRGSEGGAGVATEASKAVEAREVAEVTAARHGASATPSEPGAPRSRSRYRPMALTGAFAAAGALLFALWPGGTTPDTTLPNRGSGTTSPLDATPPTASPSPSPPSSPHASPSGTDKTTAPPKPGPTSRPTKTPSKAPTTPAPADLPQAGYVSMHPASSSSLCITEGRERNGNTDREIAVQRPCAGAPQPRVYLESLGNGIYHIQWHNSDSRRGCLGVDEAPVEGSELLSPGDCTDALGLRYRLEPSGSGYRLRPMDSGMCIGILPPRTDGAEAIQAECTGATDQVFRFSPL; the protein is encoded by the coding sequence ATGCAGGCGTCTGTCGTCCCTCACCGTGATCGCTCAGTGTTTCCCCCGCCAACTCGCGGTCGCACTAGTCTCTTCGGGACGTGTGAGCGATCAGGGGGAATCATGGGGACGGGGCCCGATCCAAAGGCGGCAGAGACACCGGCGGAATTAGTCGCCACGATGCGGCAGTTACGCAGCTGGGCCGACCTCAGCTACCGGCAGTTGGAACGCAGGGCGAACGACGCGGGTGACGCCCTGCCACGCGCGACGATCTCCGGTGTGCTGGCAAGGGAGGACCTTCCCCGGGAAGAACTGCTTGCTGCCTTCGTCCGGGCGTGCGGCGGCGACGGCGCCACGGTGGACACCTGGCTGGACGCCCGCCGCCGACTGGCGATGAGGGCCGAAAGCGCCGCACCGGCAGGGGACGGGGCAGGTGAGGTGGCAGCAGCCTCAGCAGTTTCGGAACCGGGCACGGCCGATGGCACGGTCGCCGACACAGGAGCCCTCGGAAACGTGGCGTCCAAGTCCACGCGCCCTGACACGGGAACCGACCCCGTCACCAACGTCAGCACGAGCACGGAGACAGGCGCCGGCATCGAGGGCTCCCGGGGCTCCGAGGGCGGGGCCGGGGTAGCCACGGAAGCCTCAAAAGCCGTGGAGGCCCGGGAAGTCGCGGAGGTTACTGCAGCCCGCCATGGCGCATCGGCGACGCCGTCAGAGCCCGGTGCCCCCAGATCCCGCAGCCGCTACCGGCCGATGGCACTCACCGGTGCCTTCGCCGCCGCCGGTGCTCTCCTGTTTGCCCTCTGGCCAGGGGGGACCACGCCCGACACCACACTGCCGAACCGCGGCTCCGGCACCACCAGCCCTCTGGACGCCACGCCACCCACGGCTTCGCCCTCCCCCTCGCCGCCTTCGTCGCCCCATGCCTCCCCGTCCGGGACGGACAAGACGACCGCTCCGCCGAAGCCGGGGCCCACGTCCCGGCCCACCAAGACCCCGAGCAAGGCCCCCACCACCCCCGCACCTGCTGACCTGCCGCAGGCCGGCTATGTGAGCATGCACCCGGCGAGCTCGTCGAGCCTGTGCATCACCGAAGGCAGGGAGCGCAACGGCAATACAGATCGCGAGATCGCCGTACAACGCCCCTGCGCCGGGGCCCCGCAGCCCCGGGTCTATCTCGAATCGCTCGGCAACGGGATCTACCACATCCAGTGGCACAACTCGGATTCCAGAAGGGGCTGCCTGGGCGTCGACGAAGCCCCCGTCGAAGGCTCGGAACTGCTGTCGCCGGGCGACTGCACGGACGCCCTCGGCCTGCGCTACCGCCTCGAACCCTCCGGCAGCGGCTACCGCCTGCGGCCCATGGACAGCGGCATGTGCATCGGCATCCTGCCTCCCCGAACCGACGGTGCAGAGGCGATCCAGGCGGAGTGCACCGGAGCCACCGACCAGGTCTTTCGCTTCAGCCCTCTCTGA
- a CDS encoding C40 family peptidase, which translates to MAQQTLPRSAQQTPSQAQASARAPRPTQAPVSHRKPRPRRAGGSDTGGVRRQMAVVPLLVMFVLAWLAGALLAVHGPSESAPGGARPPLTLAPQTPSGPGAAEAEPMPPARKPAQPEEVGKPARPVAGGKVTLRPGDSLYALARRYGTAVKALQRVNNLGTSTLIYAGDTLRLPPVADDTDSESTGGHTSRPAPDTTHTPGKPIPAVKGRAAKAISFAKAQLGKPYVWGGTGSRGFDCSGLVMRAWKTAGVTLPRTTWGQIRAGEATTRARLVPGDLVISHGGGHVALYLGDGKVIHAPRPGRTVTAAPLADPSGVVSYRHITSD; encoded by the coding sequence ATGGCACAGCAGACCTTGCCCAGGTCCGCGCAGCAGACGCCGAGTCAGGCGCAGGCGTCGGCCCGGGCGCCCAGGCCGACGCAGGCCCCGGTGTCGCACCGGAAGCCGCGGCCCCGGAGGGCGGGCGGAAGCGACACCGGCGGCGTTCGCAGGCAAATGGCAGTGGTGCCCTTGCTGGTCATGTTTGTGCTCGCGTGGCTGGCAGGGGCGCTCCTGGCCGTGCACGGTCCGTCAGAGTCGGCCCCGGGCGGCGCCCGTCCGCCGCTCACGCTCGCACCGCAGACACCGAGCGGGCCGGGGGCCGCGGAAGCGGAACCGATGCCGCCTGCGAGGAAACCCGCCCAGCCCGAGGAGGTCGGCAAGCCGGCCCGGCCCGTAGCCGGAGGGAAGGTCACGCTGCGGCCCGGTGACAGCCTTTACGCGCTGGCCCGCCGGTACGGTACGGCCGTCAAGGCGCTGCAACGCGTGAACAACCTGGGTACCTCCACCCTGATTTACGCCGGAGACACCCTGCGCCTGCCGCCCGTAGCCGACGACACAGACTCCGAATCCACGGGCGGGCACACCTCGCGGCCCGCGCCGGACACCACCCACACCCCGGGTAAGCCCATCCCCGCGGTGAAGGGGCGCGCCGCGAAGGCGATCTCCTTCGCCAAGGCACAGTTGGGCAAGCCCTACGTCTGGGGTGGCACCGGGTCGCGCGGGTTCGACTGCTCGGGCCTGGTGATGCGGGCCTGGAAGACGGCCGGAGTGACACTGCCGCGCACCACCTGGGGCCAGATCCGGGCAGGCGAGGCCACCACTCGCGCCCGCCTGGTCCCCGGCGATCTGGTCATCTCCCACGGCGGCGGCCACGTCGCCCTCTACCTCGGCGACGGCAAGGTCATCCACGCTCCACGCCCTGGTCGAACGGTCACTGCCGCACCGCTCGCAGACCCGTCCGGCGTCGTCAGCTACCGCCACATCACCAGTGACTGA
- a CDS encoding heparan-alpha-glucosaminide N-acetyltransferase domain-containing protein, whose translation MQEAQERQERNATSANRRLLSVDSARAIAVFAMFAAHIGPLVKPEGAGYVLVAFDGRAPAIFTLIAGLSLTLSRGGTKPRPPLTGTLRATLVRCAVLAVLGMALTELRSGIAVILTFFAVYFLTAEPLARLRTRALIAVAAVSVVLGPVLSYWLGPYLGHRAIGRGRYPGFDAVTSWSGFIEALDTLLVSGAYPWLTYFPYVIVGMALGRVANLTRRGTARRVIGWGALAVLAGHGLSALALGPGGGRAALLDAIARSHAFAVNAPDPVQAVLARQAGAIPSTSWAWLLVDDPYSQTPFETVANIGVSLILLGLAVAACRLQLLEVLLRPLAVVGTMGLTVYAVHVLARAELQPQHGWQALGVFCGVSLVGCVLWAYVFRGTSLRRGPLEWVLHTITPTPKASPTPESRETQEAVTLRG comes from the coding sequence ATGCAGGAAGCGCAGGAACGGCAGGAACGTAACGCGACCTCGGCCAACAGGCGGCTGCTCAGTGTGGACTCGGCCCGCGCCATCGCCGTGTTCGCCATGTTCGCCGCGCACATCGGACCCCTGGTGAAGCCCGAGGGCGCAGGCTATGTGCTGGTCGCCTTCGACGGGCGCGCGCCCGCCATCTTCACCCTGATCGCGGGACTTTCGCTGACCCTGTCGCGGGGCGGGACCAAGCCCCGCCCACCGCTGACCGGCACGCTGCGCGCCACGCTCGTACGCTGTGCCGTACTCGCGGTGCTCGGCATGGCGTTGACGGAGCTGAGGTCGGGAATCGCGGTGATCCTGACGTTCTTCGCCGTGTACTTCCTGACAGCGGAACCGCTGGCCCGCCTGCGCACCCGCGCACTGATCGCGGTCGCGGCGGTCTCCGTGGTGCTGGGTCCGGTCCTCTCGTACTGGCTGGGGCCGTACTTGGGACACCGCGCCATCGGACGCGGCCGCTACCCCGGATTCGACGCGGTCACCAGCTGGTCCGGATTCATCGAGGCGCTCGACACACTGCTGGTGTCCGGCGCCTACCCCTGGCTCACCTACTTTCCCTACGTCATCGTCGGCATGGCGCTGGGCCGGGTGGCGAACCTGACCCGGCGCGGAACAGCCCGTCGGGTCATCGGCTGGGGAGCACTGGCCGTCCTGGCCGGGCATGGGCTGTCCGCGCTGGCTCTCGGGCCGGGGGGCGGGCGCGCGGCCCTGCTGGATGCGATAGCCCGCAGCCACGCCTTCGCGGTGAACGCCCCCGATCCGGTGCAAGCCGTGCTTGCCCGACAGGCCGGGGCGATACCCAGCACCTCCTGGGCCTGGCTGCTGGTCGACGATCCCTACAGCCAGACGCCCTTCGAGACCGTCGCCAACATCGGTGTCAGCCTGATCCTGCTCGGCCTCGCGGTGGCCGCCTGCCGCCTTCAATTGCTCGAAGTGCTCCTGCGCCCGCTGGCCGTCGTCGGGACGATGGGCCTGACGGTGTACGCCGTTCACGTCCTCGCGCGGGCCGAGCTGCAACCGCAGCACGGTTGGCAGGCCCTGGGCGTCTTCTGCGGGGTCTCACTGGTGGGGTGTGTCCTGTGGGCGTATGTCTTCCGCGGCACTTCCCTCAGGCGCGGGCCGCTGGAGTGGGTACTTCACACGATCACGCCGACCCCGAAGGCATCACCCACCCCCGAGAGCAGAGAGACCCAGGAGGCAGTGACCCTGCGCGGATGA
- a CDS encoding LysR family transcriptional regulator yields MDERQLRVLRELGELGSVTAVAEALLVTPSAISQQLRLLQRSMPVPLTERDGRRLVLTPAGQALAGAAIDVETAFARARHAVDAFVDEPEGTVSVAAFHSAAAAFLPLLLRGLAGPGHPQLTLADEDVAQEDFPRLAREYDVVLAHRLDHAPPWPDTVAVTPLLHEPLDVAMPEDHPLASKRRLTPHDVADQPWITVHDGFPLMATIEAVAAAANRRLDIRHRINEFTVVAEVVAAGGGLALLPRWTARPHPAVVLRPLGGVHARRHVDALHRPERTARRAVRTVLAQLKRDAATIRSGRSDVPGPGRGRER; encoded by the coding sequence ATGGATGAGCGACAGTTGCGGGTCCTGCGTGAACTCGGCGAGCTGGGAAGTGTCACCGCGGTCGCCGAGGCGCTGTTGGTGACGCCTTCGGCGATCTCCCAGCAGCTGCGGCTGCTGCAGCGTTCCATGCCCGTCCCTTTGACCGAACGCGACGGACGGCGACTGGTACTCACTCCTGCCGGGCAAGCCCTGGCCGGCGCGGCGATCGACGTGGAGACCGCCTTTGCCCGGGCACGACACGCTGTTGATGCGTTCGTCGACGAACCGGAGGGCACTGTCTCGGTGGCGGCATTCCACAGCGCGGCCGCGGCGTTCCTGCCGCTCCTGCTACGCGGCCTCGCCGGGCCGGGGCACCCGCAGCTCACTCTCGCCGACGAGGACGTCGCACAGGAAGACTTCCCACGGCTGGCCCGGGAGTACGACGTGGTCCTGGCTCACCGCCTCGACCACGCTCCGCCCTGGCCCGACACGGTGGCCGTCACCCCGTTGTTGCACGAACCGCTCGACGTCGCCATGCCAGAAGACCACCCGCTGGCCTCCAAGCGGCGCCTCACCCCTCACGACGTCGCCGACCAGCCCTGGATCACCGTCCATGACGGCTTCCCGCTGATGGCCACCATCGAGGCCGTTGCCGCTGCCGCGAACCGCCGGCTCGACATCCGTCACCGCATCAACGAATTCACCGTGGTCGCCGAAGTGGTCGCCGCCGGCGGGGGACTCGCCCTGCTGCCACGCTGGACCGCGCGTCCCCACCCCGCGGTGGTCCTGCGGCCACTCGGTGGCGTACATGCCCGACGTCATGTCGACGCGCTCCATCGCCCGGAGCGCACCGCACGACGAGCTGTCCGGACTGTCCTCGCCCAGCTGAAGCGCGATGCCGCCACGATTCGGAGTGGAAGGAGCGACGTCCCCGGGCCGGGGCGCGGACGTGAACGCTGA